A window of the Gossypium hirsutum isolate 1008001.06 chromosome A03, Gossypium_hirsutum_v2.1, whole genome shotgun sequence genome harbors these coding sequences:
- the LOC107886576 gene encoding deoxynucleoside triphosphate triphosphohydrolase SAMHD1 homolog isoform X2, whose product METNGNEEVTSLYSLSCRDRRFSKHIHDNVHGNIYLDPFFLQFVDTEQFQRLRELKQLGLTHMVYPGAVHSRFEHSLGVYWLAGEAVHTVQGHQGSEINIERNDIRTVKLAGLLHDVGHGPFSHLFEREFLPRVLNGSEWSHEDMSVKMIDYIVDAQHIEIDAAILNNVKEMVLASSANASQNTVNEKRFLYDIVANGRNGIDVDKFDYIVRDSRACGLGCNFQFQRLLETMRVMGDEICYRAKDYLTVHKLFATRADLHRTVYTHAKVKAIELMVVDALTLANGELSISASIQEPAKFWKLDDSILRQIETSDKQELKKARDLVLRIRRRDLYQFCNEFAVPKDKQEHFKDITPQDIVCSQKNGDTPLNEEDISVSIVKIDLTRGRSNPLESIKFFQDYESDYKFPIRDERISHLLPAFCQDMIVRVYSKKPELVGAVSKAFENYQLKTYGLKAQVHDTPEKKKRRV is encoded by the exons ATGGAAACGAATGGGAACGAGGAAGTGACGAGCTTGTACTCTTTGTCCTGCCGTGATCGACGGTTCTCGAAGCACATCCATGACAACGTCCACGGCAACATCTACCTTGATCCG TTCTTCTTACAATTTGTTGACACAGAGCAGTTTCAGAG ACTTCGCGAGCTAAAGCAACTTG GTCTAACGCACATGGTGTACCCTGGAGCTGTTCATTCTCGCTTTGAGCATTCTCTGGGAGTTTATTGGCTGGCTGGTGAAGCTGTTCATACAGTTCAAGGTCACCAA GGCTCAGAGATCAACATTGAACGTAAtgatatcagaacagtaaaactTGCTG GACTACTGCATGATGTTGGACATGGACCATTCAGCCATCTGTTTGAGCGCGAGTTTCTTCCCCGGGTTCTTAATGGATCTGAATG GTCTCATGAGGACATGTCAGTGAAGATGATTGATTACATTGTTGATGCGCAACACATTGAAATAGATGCTGCAATCCTAAACAATgtgaag GAAATGGTACTTGCTAGCTCAGCAAATGCTTCACAAAAT ACTGTGAATGAAAAGCGTTTTTTGTATGACATTGTTGCAAATGGTCGAAATGGGATAGATGTTGATAA ATTTGACTATATTGTACGTGACTCTCGTGCTTGTGGCCTTGGCTGCAATTTTCAGTTTCAAAG ATTACTGGAAACAATGAGAGTGATGGGTGATGAGATATGTTACCGGGCCAAGGATT ATCTGACTGTCCACAAGTTATTTGCTACTCGAGCTGATTTACATAGAACGGTTTATACGCATGCTAAAGTAAAG GCAATAGAACTCATGGTTGTAGATGCTTTAACATTAGCAAATGGTGAACTTAGTATATCAGCCTCAATCCAAGAGCCAGCTAAATTTTGGAAG TTGGACGATTCAATATTAAGACAAATTGAAACTTCTGATAAACAAGAGCTCAAGAAGGCCAGAGATCTGGTCCTTCGCATCCGGAGAAGAGATCTGTACCAG TTCTGTAATGAGTTCGCTGTTCCAAAGGACAAACAAGAACATTTCAAGGACATCACTCCTCAAGATATTGTTTGCTCTCAG AAAAATGGTGACACTCCATTGAATGAGGAAGACATTTCTGTGAGCATCGTGAAAATCGACCTGACTCGTGGGAGGAGTAACCCTCTCGAAAG CATAAAGTTTTTCCAG GATTATGAGAGCGATTACAAATTTCCGATAAGAGATGAGCGCATAAGTCACTTGCTGCCTGCATTTTGTCAAGATATGATTGTCAGAGTATACTCCAAGAAACCTGAACTG gtAGGAGCAGTTTCTAAGGCCTTTGAAAATTATCAGCTAAAGACATATGGATTGAAAGCACAGGTTCATGATACTCCTGAGAAGAAGAAACGTCGGGTGTAA
- the LOC107886576 gene encoding deoxynucleoside triphosphate triphosphohydrolase SAMHD1 homolog isoform X1 encodes METNGNEEVTSLYSLSCRDRRFSKHIHDNVHGNIYLDPFFLQFVDTEQFQRLRELKQLGLTHMVYPGAVHSRFEHSLGVYWLAGEAVHTVQGHQGSEINIERNDIRTVKLAGLLHDVGHGPFSHLFEREFLPRVLNGSEWSHEDMSVKMIDYIVDAQHIEIDAAILNNVKEMVLASSANASQNTVNEKRFLYDIVANGRNGIDVDKFDYIVRDSRACGLGCNFQFQRLLETMRVMGDEICYRAKDYLTVHKLFATRADLHRTVYTHAKVKAIELMVVDALTLANGELSISASIQEPAKFWKLDDSILRQIETSDKQELKKARDLVLRIRRRDLYQFCNEFAVPKDKQEHFKDITPQDIVCSQKNGDTPLNEEDISVSIVKIDLTRGRSNPLERFGEALLACISTSSIKFFQDYESDYKFPIRDERISHLLPAFCQDMIVRVYSKKPELVGAVSKAFENYQLKTYGLKAQVHDTPEKKKRRV; translated from the exons ATGGAAACGAATGGGAACGAGGAAGTGACGAGCTTGTACTCTTTGTCCTGCCGTGATCGACGGTTCTCGAAGCACATCCATGACAACGTCCACGGCAACATCTACCTTGATCCG TTCTTCTTACAATTTGTTGACACAGAGCAGTTTCAGAG ACTTCGCGAGCTAAAGCAACTTG GTCTAACGCACATGGTGTACCCTGGAGCTGTTCATTCTCGCTTTGAGCATTCTCTGGGAGTTTATTGGCTGGCTGGTGAAGCTGTTCATACAGTTCAAGGTCACCAA GGCTCAGAGATCAACATTGAACGTAAtgatatcagaacagtaaaactTGCTG GACTACTGCATGATGTTGGACATGGACCATTCAGCCATCTGTTTGAGCGCGAGTTTCTTCCCCGGGTTCTTAATGGATCTGAATG GTCTCATGAGGACATGTCAGTGAAGATGATTGATTACATTGTTGATGCGCAACACATTGAAATAGATGCTGCAATCCTAAACAATgtgaag GAAATGGTACTTGCTAGCTCAGCAAATGCTTCACAAAAT ACTGTGAATGAAAAGCGTTTTTTGTATGACATTGTTGCAAATGGTCGAAATGGGATAGATGTTGATAA ATTTGACTATATTGTACGTGACTCTCGTGCTTGTGGCCTTGGCTGCAATTTTCAGTTTCAAAG ATTACTGGAAACAATGAGAGTGATGGGTGATGAGATATGTTACCGGGCCAAGGATT ATCTGACTGTCCACAAGTTATTTGCTACTCGAGCTGATTTACATAGAACGGTTTATACGCATGCTAAAGTAAAG GCAATAGAACTCATGGTTGTAGATGCTTTAACATTAGCAAATGGTGAACTTAGTATATCAGCCTCAATCCAAGAGCCAGCTAAATTTTGGAAG TTGGACGATTCAATATTAAGACAAATTGAAACTTCTGATAAACAAGAGCTCAAGAAGGCCAGAGATCTGGTCCTTCGCATCCGGAGAAGAGATCTGTACCAG TTCTGTAATGAGTTCGCTGTTCCAAAGGACAAACAAGAACATTTCAAGGACATCACTCCTCAAGATATTGTTTGCTCTCAG AAAAATGGTGACACTCCATTGAATGAGGAAGACATTTCTGTGAGCATCGTGAAAATCGACCTGACTCGTGGGAGGAGTAACCCTCTCGAAAG ATTTGGTGAGGCTCTCCTTGCATGTATTTCCACATCCAGCATAAAGTTTTTCCAG GATTATGAGAGCGATTACAAATTTCCGATAAGAGATGAGCGCATAAGTCACTTGCTGCCTGCATTTTGTCAAGATATGATTGTCAGAGTATACTCCAAGAAACCTGAACTG gtAGGAGCAGTTTCTAAGGCCTTTGAAAATTATCAGCTAAAGACATATGGATTGAAAGCACAGGTTCATGATACTCCTGAGAAGAAGAAACGTCGGGTGTAA
- the LOC121218329 gene encoding uncharacterized protein, translated as MKNKFLDKVKDNAFVQRWSENAQLEKGDSLTKEYTSDLWDFTRISVVDRYLFSAMAQFWNSAYSCFTFGKVDLAPTIEEYTALLRCPRFQWVEARVQQKGSRKCIPWENLRDLILTHPDMKKRVDVFALSIYGLVIFPKALRHVDEAVADLFDRLGKGVTPVPAILAETFRSLSVCRRSVIVAISRKDDITEEKWMAILQNLQEKDIEWKAPWMVSDEILYRYESYDWVLFLGIWGAIGYAPLLVLRQYRSRQFIPMTQGLAQSGFLYGEKDSKKKSREIYNAWNHTCRIKRVAVNPMVTPEYNEWRSRRVNDNIPRPNLEEARPIEEYLRVVPSELEIIKQDFEKKTSELERKIEQLEEEKVYLKLDVDVQKSEAENLRMRKREVEEDLDSLKTDYKQLHKSMRNAGLGKTSEQWRQEIQEEKARADWWERNFHDAQAREVTCKKSLDDSQNEKQMLRAQVEELETEFFTWESREIQRNIPDF; from the exons ATGAAGAAcaaattccttgataaagtgaaaGACAACGCGTTTGTCCAAAGATGGTCGGAGAATGCACAGTTAGAGAAAGGTGACAGTTTGACAAAGGAGTACACGTCAGATTTATGGGACTTTACTCGTATTAGTGTG GTAGATAGGTATTTGTTCAGCGCCATGGCTCAATTTTGGAATTCCGCCTACAGTTGTTTTACTTTCGGAAAGGTGGATCTAGCACCTACTATCGAGGAATATACAGCCTTGCTTCGCTGTCCGAGGTTTCAA TGGGTTGAGGCTCGGGTCCAGCAGAAAGGCAGTAGAAAGTGCATCCCTTGGGAAAATTTGAGAGATCTGATCCTGACACACCCTGACATGAAGAAAAGAGTTGATGTCTTCGCCTTGAGCATTTATGGTTTGGTTATTTTCCCTAAGGCTTTAAGGCATGTAGATGAAGCAGTCGCCGATCTATTTGACCGACTAGGTAAAGGAGTCACTCCAGTTCCTGCAATCCTGGCTGAGACTTTCAGATCTTTGAGTGTATGTCGGAGGTCAG TGATAGTGGCCATATCGAGAAAAGATGACATAACAGAGGAAAAATGGATGGCGATACTTCAAAATCTCCAAGAAAAGGATATCGAATGGAAGGCCCCTTGGATGGTTTCTGATGAGATTCTCTACCGATATGAGAGTTATGATTGGGTCCTTTTTTTGGGGATTTGGGGAGCCATTGGATATGCCCCTCTACTGGTATTGAGGCAATATAGATCAAGACAATTTATACCGATGACACAAGGGCTAGCTCAGAGTGGGTTCTTGTATGGGGAGAAAGACTCCAAGAAAAAGAGCCGTGAGATTTATAATGCTTGGAACCATACTTGCCGGATAAAGAGAGTTGCTGTGAATCCAATGGTAACTCCTGAATATAACGAATGGCGGAGTAGAAGGGTTAACGATAATATCCCGAGGCCGAATTTAGAAGAAGCTCGACCGATAGAGGAATATCTGCGAGTGGTTCCCTCTGAATTGGAAATCATAAAGCAAGACTTCGAAAAGAAAACCTCAGAGTTAGAAAGGAAAATAGAGCAGTTGGAGGAGGAAAAAGTATACTTAAAGTTGGATGTTGATGTTCAAAAATCCGAGGCTGAGAATTTGAGAATGAGAAAGAGAGAAGTTGAGGAGGACCTAGACAGTCTGAAGACTGATTACAAGCAGCTGCATAAGTCAATGAGAaatgctggcttgggtaaaacgtcTGAACAGTGGAGGCAAGAAATCCAAGAGGAAAAGGCTAGGGCTGATTGGTGGGAAAGAAATTTCCACGATGCTCAGGCTCGAGAAGTCACTTGTAAAAAGAGTTTGGATGATAGCCAGAATGAAAAACAGATGTTAAGAGCTCAAGTGGAGGAGTTAGAAACGGAGTTTTTTACGTGGGAATCAAGAGAAATACAGAGAAATATACCAGATTTTTGA
- the LOC107887729 gene encoding uncharacterized protein has protein sequence MGCVLGQHDETGRKERAIYYLSKKFTECEMRYPPIEKLCCALVWTTRRLRQYMLYHTTWLISKLDPLKYMMESTALNGRMARWQILLSEFDIVYVNQKAVKGSAIADFLASRALEDYEPLNFNFPIEDLMYVAIAEGDMPENHSWKLNFDGASNAVGNGVGAILISPNGDHYPFTCKLDFDCTNNMAEYEACIMGIRAAIDREIKVLEVYGDSALVIYQLKGEWETRDSKLISYRKLILELIENFDDITFHYLPRDENQMVDAFATLASMVKVNEQEDMKSIQMSICEAPAHCCNVDEEEERDDHPWYHDILQYVNSRAYPDKATENDKRILRRLASDYVLDGKVLYKKRNDQVLLRCVDAVEAKKILEEVHDGVCGTHANGVEQAKNHILSSLSRSEADRILMNLISTYRRWSRF, from the exons ATGGGGTGTGTGCTCGGCCAACACGATGAGACTGggagaaaagaaagagcgatatattacctcagtaaaaaaTTTACTGAGTGTGAAATGAGGTATCCGCCAATTGAGAAGCTATGTTGTGCTTTGGTATGGACAACacgaaggttgaggcaatacatgttgtaccatacaacttggctaatctCAAAGCTAGACCCTCtcaaatacatgatggagtcaaccgcTTTAAATGGAAGGATGGCCCGGTGGCAGATTCTGCTCtccgaatttgacatagtctatgtaaACCAAAAAGCTGTGaaggggagtgcaatagcagattttctagccagtagagctttGGAGGATTATGAACCTTTGAATTTCAATTTCCCTAttgaagatctaatgtatgtaGCAATCGCTGAAGGGGACATGCCTGAAAATCattcttggaaattaaattttgacggagcatcAAATGCCGTTGGAAATGGAGTTGGGGCAATATTAatatccccaaatggagatcattatccgttcacttgCAAGCTGGATTTTGactgcacaaataacatggcagaatacgaggcatgtatcatgggaattcgGGCAGCTATAGACCGCGAAATCAAAGTATTAGAAGTGTACGGAGACTccgcattggtaatttatcagcttaaAGGCGAGTGGGAAACGAGAGATTCCAAATTGATCAGTTACCGAAAGTTAATCTTGGagttaattgaaaattttgatgatattACCTTTCATTACCTCCcgcgagacgagaatcagatggttGACGCCTTTGCTACACTAGCTTCCATGGTCAAAGTAAATGAACAGGAGGATATGAAGTCAATTCAGATGAGTATTTGTGAGGCCCCAGCTCATTGCTGTAATGTTGATGAAGAGGAAGAGAGagatgatcatccttggtatcaTGATATCTTACAATATGTGAATAGCCGTGCGTACCCAGATAAAGCAaccgaaaatgataaaagaatatTGAGGAGGTTAGCCAGTGACTATGTCCTAGACGGTAAGGTCCTATATAAGAAGAGAAATGATCAGGTGTTGTTAAGATGTGTTGACGCTGTTGAGGCAAAGAAAATTCTAGAGGAAGTCCATGATGGTgtctgtgggacacatgccaatg gagtggagcaggctaaaaACCATATCTTATCTTCACTGAGTaggagtgaagcagatcgaatTTTGATGAATCTTATCTCCACGTACCGGCGATGGAGCAGATTCTAA